A region of the Ranitomeya imitator isolate aRanImi1 chromosome 10, aRanImi1.pri, whole genome shotgun sequence genome:
CCATGTTATTGAATTTTTGCCCTTGATATCAATAATGCATAGGCAGGATGGAGAAAATAGATGTATTCAATAGATATCATTTATAGTAAAAGTAGTGTATTAACACAAAGATGAATCCAGTTACTGAAACTCTCTCACCTGTCTGTGTATGTATCCTTCaatattcagaattttttttctgcAGGTCATATTAAAGGAGACGTCTTGATTGATATCAGTCCTGGTTCCATGGTTCATCATTTGTTTGCAGCCTGTGAGTATTTCAAGCACATCATAGTTCTAAAGTCTAGAGACACCTGCATCATGGAGCTGAAAAGATGGGTGGATGAACGTACAGGAGCATTCGATTGGAGACATGCCACAAAACTTCACGTAGATGTGAATGGAAACAGGTGACGTATTTGTCCAAAAATTAGGAGAACCTTCAGATGTTGTTTCTGCAGTACAAAATCTACGACTGCAGTCTAAGCATAATAACATGTCTTCTCATCGTCTGCTTTATTTTACATTAATTGTCTACTCAAAAGGAAAATTTATATCGGAAAGAGTCATCTTTTATCCGGTCAAAATAACATTCTTTAACTGTATAATAATGGATAAGGTTAAATCAGTATTATAAATCAGAATGATAATTAGGCAGATATTTAACTGATTAGAAACAGAGTGGTAAATATTCATCGATGTCCAAAGTACAAAAAAGCCATACCACAGTACAATTTTTTTTGCAGTGGCCCACTGTGAAAGCATTTTTTAGGTACACTGCTTTTCTGTAAGAAAAGTTTTATTAGCTTAGAATACCAGagccaaaaaaaaccccaaaacattatTTTGGCCACCATTAGGTGAATGGCAGCCTATGGCTGCTCTTAGCGCATATCTATGAAGCTTTTTCCTAAGACATGTTAAATATCCAAACAGAGCGTATGCTCTTAAAAATCAGGTGCTCAGTGGCAGTCCACCAATGGTGGCAGGCCACACCATCACTATGGTGCTGAATGGTACCACTTGTCAATTTCTTCTAATATCTGCTGATTAAATATCACAAAAATTAGCAGGACTTATAAAGAGCCATTTCCACATATACTGTTCCTTCTTCATATATGGCAGGAGCCATCATAGTTAACTCTAACTGCTGCTCTTTAAAAGCTGTGATAAACAGAGAAGATGGCATCTAAGCGGTTAGACAGAAAAAGGACTCTCTGTCATCCACATTGGCCCACAACAACTCAATCACAGGAACCCAATGTTTCGTTTCATGGTGGATTTGGGCCGCATGGGAGGCCCTATTTTTTTAATCTTTCTTTTCGTGATCTCTGACTTTCTATTTGTGACACTTCTAGACCATCAGCCCTGGTTTAATTCGAGACTCTCTTCAGTCCTGGAATCCAATACTCAAGCTCTAACCACTGAGCTCTAACATCATCCATTCAATATTGACAGTGGTATAATCACTTGTTTCATTTTCCCCTTTTCTTTCAGTGATCAGTTACAGGATAAAGAAGGAAAAGTGAGATCAGCCCTTCAACATGTTGTGAAATGTGACCTTGAGAAAGAAAATATCATGGATCCAATCATCTTACCACTGGCAGATTGTATCATCTGTGCTTGGCTGCTAGATGCCATCTGTAAAGATCAAGATGATTACACTAGATATCTCAAGAAGGTCTCAAAGTTGCTGAAACCTGGAGGACACATAATATTAATTGGGTCTTTGGATGTAACATATGTAACAGTTGGGAAACACAAGTTCCATTCTTTCAATTATGATGAAGATTTTGCCCGGAAATCTGTAGCTAGAGAAGGTTTTATCATTGACCGATGTGAGGTTAAGAAGAGAATGGTTGTGAGTGACCTTACTGACTATAAAGCCATCATATTCATTGCAGCTCACAAAGAGAAGTAGATCTAAAATGACTCAAGTTGAGTGACCATGTCACCAAATATCTGTAAAGCTTAAGTCCCATTAATTTCTTTAGGTGACAATCAAACTGTACATTTGGAACACCATGCTGGCTAACTGCTTGTCAGCTGCTTTTCAACAGCTGCTCTGTTTCCTGTTACAGTTAATTGACACCAGTCTAATAAATTGAAGTATGTGATATTTTACTATTCTTTGTTGCATTTGTGTCCTTTACTTAGGTCTGATTTTTGTTGCTTATTTGCACTAAAGTTCTACTAAAAGTGATGTATAAGTAATATTCCTATTGAGGGTGATGTGACATCTGATAATGGATACATACAATCAGTAACTGAAATCAGAATAAATCATGTTGGATGCAACTGTCCTCTATCCCCTCTGCATGCTGGGCACACAAATACTGGTAACTTTAATGGTGGAAGATGAAACTGTCGTTATGTGGGGCTGTGGGGTCTATTATACTGTGTGAGTAGCTGTAGGATTCATTGCACTGTGCGAGGATCTGTAGGGTCCATTATGTTGTCTAGGGAGCTGTGGAGTCCATCACACTGTGTGATCAGTTGTGCAGTCGAACATactactgtgtgtggggtgatttTGGGGTCTgttgttctgtatgaggagctaTGGAgtccattataatacatgtgtggcgAGCTTCCATCATGCTGTGTGGGAGGAGGCTGTGGATTCTGCATTATAATGAGTGGGGAGCTGAGGGGTCCATCATACTATATAAGGTGCTGTGTGGTCTATAATTCTGTGTGGAggactgtggggtccatcatactgtttatGTAGCTAAGGGATCCTTTATGATGTTTTGTTGGGGTCTGATGGGTCCATATTACTATTTGGGTGGCGGTTGGGTCTATTATGCTGCGTGGGAGCTGTGGTTCCATCAAACTGTATAGGGAGCTGTCAGGTTCATTTTTCTGTTTGCAAGGCACAGTAAGGTCCATCATACTTTAGGGTCCATCATAATGTGTGGGGAGCTGTGGAGTCAATCATACTGTGTGATGGACTTCGGGGTCCATCATACTGCGTTGCTAGTTGCGGGGTAAATTTTGATGTTTGTGGAGGACTGTGTGGtttatcatacagtgtggggagttGTGGGGTTCATTATGCTATTTATAGGTGGTTgtagagtccatcatactgtgttgggggctgtggggtccatcatgCCACCTCTTTTTTATATAGTGTGGGGAGTTGTGGGGTTCATTATGCTATTTATGggtggttgtagagtccatcttacagtgtggggggctgtggggtccatcatgCCACCTCTTTGTTATATAGTGTGGGGAGTTGTGGGGTTCATTATGCTATTTATGGGTGGTTgtagagtccatcatactgtgtggggggctgtggggtccTTCATACCACCTCTTCATTAGTTACTGATTTCTCCAATTGCAAACAAATTAAAACCATTCAAATCTGCAGAATGTGTTCAAATGGAATGTCGTGACATCAAAGGGTTTATGGTTTTTGGCTATGGGTTTATGGCTTTTTTTCTATATTATTAATATGTTTGGCCATACGTACTTTAAGTTTATGGTCAATGCACAATACATACATAAGATCACATAATGTGGAACGGACCACATATACAACTGTTGCAATTCATAAACCTCGGTATTTCAAAGCATTCTTTTTTAACCAATTGTGGAAGCTGTCAGTTTTATGTATTGGGAGCGGACGCACATCTCCTGCCTCTTAATTATATTCTATATTTTGCAGCTGCTGTCACCATTACCGTAGTTTCCACCACTGCCCCTACAAAGCAGTACATTTTTACCTGTCCACCATGTCCTATAATGTACTACTGCCTTTATCACTGCCTCTACACAGCCAAATATCTCCTGCCTAGTCATTAGATTACTATAAATTTGAGCTGTGTGTGGAAGATTTCTGTCTCTTAATGAGGTTTCATCGGATGGACTTTGAGCCACTTCATTTGGCCGGTCCAAGAGGAACCCTGGCCTTTAACTTGTATTCTCTATACAGGCTTATGGACTTACACAGAGGTCCAAAATCAGCACCGAGGGAAAAACAACAGAATCAACAGCCACCAGACCAGAAACAAAGTAAACTGATGACTGGGAACTTCGAGCAAATTGCTACACCGACACACATCTTCTGTCTGCCCATCATGTTACAAACAATACTGCTGCTGCTATATACCCAACCTGCACAAAATAATAAAAGCAAAATATAACAAAATAGATTTACGCGAATCACCAAAAATTTGATTTGTTCAATTCAGAggaaaaatttgatttgcatcaaataatTTGAATAGAATCGGTTGAAGAGCTGTTGAAACATTTTTTTATACTTACCACTCCTTAGTCCTAAAAATGTCTACTTTGTTAATGCTGGTCCCCTGATGAAAAAAAAGACTTGTGCAGGAAATACAATTGTATACTTTTCCTTTGGATCAGGCCAAACAATTGATTCAAATGACTCCCCTCTATGTTCTGTCTTCTATTTTCTATCTTCTATCTTCCTTTGCATCCTAGTCTTCTATTCAGTAGTACCCACACCAaaatgtgctgcatcacattagtcacagaagaaagaattgtttcattATGGATGAGGCCTGTaaaacaaagaagatatgctccaaacaattataaaaatgagatctcccctactgtatgatgttatgaTGTTagaaacagaagaaagaattgtttcagtgtggatgaggcctgtatttcCAACAATTTCCAACTGACATCTCCCCAACTGTATCATGTTAGTAACAGAAATTTTTTTGTTTGCGGATGAGGCTTGTATAATATAGCctacatgctccaaacaatttcattactgagatctcccctactgtatcaagTTAGTGAcagaagaaagttttttttttactgtggatgaggcctgcataacctagaagatatgccccaaacaatttcaaactctgatttagcctgctgtatcacgtttgccacagaagaaaaatatattttttttactgtgcaacagctctgcacacagaacaatttcaccgccactaaatgtcAAGGTGGGATATATCACATTTAGCTACagaattttttttactgtgcaaaagTTGTAAATAGCTAGGAGGGCAACATACGGCCGCATAGTTTAGGACAATTGTAAAAGTATAGAAATATAATAAAATAGTAGATTATTGTCCGAAGAATTTCGCAGCCATGGATATCAAAAAATCATATTAGACTAGCTATCAGAAAACGTATAACAAGAAAGGGGGGGAGGGAGAACAAACTCCAAAGGATAGCCAACgtctataaaaatgctttattgtgcAGGGCATGAGGGTGGTGGCAGCTACAAGAAGTCACCAGACGGAATAAAACGCAAGGGTACTGGGAAAACCACTAAATACCATTAAAGAATATACAATGTATAATATTCATAAAAAATATACCCGGGCGAAAGTACATGACAACAATTGTAAGGTACAGCATGGAAAGGTACCATAGAACAAAAACATATACATATGCGGCATCCCAGCTTAACCAAAC
Encoded here:
- the LOC138652297 gene encoding nicotinamide N-methyltransferase-like produces the protein MDSSTYKFYNENGLDSRQHLEHYLSDNPEIAFGEDIVEFPVKNLLKTFTDGHIKGDVLIDISPGSMVHHLFAACEYFKHIIVLKSRDTCIMELKRWVDERTGAFDWRHATKLHVDVNGNSDQLQDKEGKVRSALQHVVKCDLEKENIMDPIILPLADCIICAWLLDAICKDQDDYTRYLKKVSKLLKPGGHIILIGSLDVTYVTVGKHKFHSFNYDEDFARKSVAREGFIIDRCEVKKRMVVSDLTDYKAIIFIAAHKEK